The Staphylococcus sp. 17KM0847 DNA segment TCAGATGCAATATTACCAAAAAGCATTAGAAACTACGCTGAAACAACCTGTATCAGGCTCATTATACTTTTTTAAATTTGGTGAAATTCATATTTGATTGATATAATGACAAAAATTTGTGATTTATCTAAAATTTTCGTTATAATGACAATAAGATATACGTTAGGAGCTGATTATGGATGAAATTTTTATCATTCAACCACAATGGTGAAACATCATATGGTGTGAAAGTAAAACGAGAAGAAGCAGCGTGGGATTTGAAAAAAGTATTTGCTGATTTTAGCGATGCAGAATTTCAACCTAAGACGTTGTTAGAAGGATTGCAACATAATCAAACAGTACATTTCCAAGAACAAGTTCGTAAAGCTGTTGTAGCGGCTGAAGAGAGTGGTAAAGCAGAGGCGTATAAAGTACAATATGAAGATATTACATTTTTACCACCTGTCACGCCACCTAATAATGTAATTGCTTTTGGGCGTAATTATAAAGCACATGCAGAAGAGCTGGATCATGATGTAGAGCGCTTATATGTCTTTACAAAAGCAGCATCTTCTTTAACTGGAGACAAAGCAACGATTCCGAATCATAAAGATATTACAGATACGTTAGATTATGAGGGTGAACTGGGTGTTGTTATTGGTAAATCTGGAGAGAAGATTCCTAAAGGTCTAGCACTTGATTATGTTTATGGTTACACAATTATCAATGATATTACAGACCGCACAGCACAAAAAGCACAAGATCAAGCATTCCTATCTAAAAGTTTAACAGGCGGTTGTCCTATGGGCCCGTATATTGTCACTAAAGATGAAA contains these protein-coding regions:
- a CDS encoding fumarylacetoacetate hydrolase family protein, whose amino-acid sequence is MKFLSFNHNGETSYGVKVKREEAAWDLKKVFADFSDAEFQPKTLLEGLQHNQTVHFQEQVRKAVVAAEESGKAEAYKVQYEDITFLPPVTPPNNVIAFGRNYKAHAEELDHDVERLYVFTKAASSLTGDKATIPNHKDITDTLDYEGELGVVIGKSGEKIPKGLALDYVYGYTIINDITDRTAQKAQDQAFLSKSLTGGCPMGPYIVTKDEMPTPENVNIVTKVNNEIRQDGNTSQMILKIDELIEEISKYVALHPGDIIATGTPAGVGAGMNPPKFLQPGDEVKVTIDNIGTLTTFIAPENNQ